A window from Kovacikia minuta CCNUW1 encodes these proteins:
- a CDS encoding restriction endonuclease, with translation MKRSASSVPTFDSMFIPTIQALQILGGSGTTEEIYDKVVQILNLPDKVLEIPHGSTSQSEVEYRLAWSRTYLKKYGLLQNSARGVWSLVSTSLNPDDLDAKEIVKAVRDTEKSKAVPSDPTTETVESIEALEELAWHQQLHKMLLTLEPSAFERLAQRLLRESGFIQVQVTGKSGDGGIDGVGIARINGFLSFHVLFQCKRYQGSVTAGQIRDFRGAMQGRTDKGLFITTGTFTRDAIKEATRDGAPPIDLIDGEQLVQRLKELGLGVKISVIESVEVDTDWFAKI, from the coding sequence ATGAAGCGATCTGCCTCCTCAGTCCCAACATTTGATTCAATGTTCATACCCACAATTCAGGCTCTGCAAATTCTGGGTGGGTCTGGGACAACTGAGGAAATCTATGACAAAGTAGTACAAATTCTTAATTTGCCAGATAAGGTGCTTGAAATTCCACATGGCAGTACCTCCCAAAGTGAAGTGGAATACCGTCTTGCCTGGAGCCGTACCTATTTGAAGAAATACGGGCTTTTACAGAATTCAGCACGCGGCGTATGGTCATTAGTATCAACCTCGCTTAATCCTGATGACCTAGATGCCAAAGAAATTGTTAAAGCTGTTCGAGATACAGAGAAAAGCAAGGCTGTTCCTTCAGATCCAACCACTGAAACGGTTGAATCCATCGAAGCCCTTGAAGAGTTAGCATGGCATCAACAGTTGCACAAAATGTTATTAACACTTGAACCATCTGCGTTTGAGCGTTTAGCTCAACGTCTACTGCGTGAGTCTGGGTTTATCCAAGTTCAAGTTACAGGGAAATCTGGTGACGGTGGAATTGACGGAGTTGGCATTGCCCGGATTAATGGTTTCCTAAGCTTTCATGTGCTTTTTCAATGTAAGCGTTATCAAGGTTCAGTCACGGCGGGTCAAATTCGAGATTTTCGTGGAGCCATGCAAGGGCGCACTGACAAGGGATTATTTATCACGACTGGCACATTTACCAGAGATGCGATTAAAGAGGCAACACGAGATGGGGCACCACCGATTGATCTGATCGATGGTGAGCAATTAGTTCAACGCTTGAAAGAGTTGGGGCTTGGTGTCAAGATCTCGGTAATTGAGTCAGTGGAAGTCGATACAGATTGGTTCGCCAAAATATAA
- a CDS encoding RipA family octameric membrane protein, whose amino-acid sequence MSDEYSSKQSYSLFEHVLHEDTMFNDRLNFFLIFESVIMGIVGVLYQKSTPSLPIIRTLIVLAIILTFIWGYVQARQKWMLDCLTARSLKEMDDYRAIVEERKRGKWPIGNLALLAYVVPTVVVVLWLTLLFTLS is encoded by the coding sequence ATGTCTGATGAATATAGCAGCAAACAGTCCTACAGCTTGTTTGAGCATGTTTTGCATGAGGACACTATGTTCAATGATCGTTTAAACTTTTTCCTCATTTTTGAATCTGTGATTATGGGTATTGTTGGGGTGTTATATCAAAAGTCCACCCCAAGTCTCCCTATTATCAGAACTCTTATTGTTTTGGCTATTATTCTGACTTTTATCTGGGGATACGTTCAGGCGAGACAAAAATGGATGCTCGATTGCCTGACAGCCCGTTCTCTGAAGGAAATGGACGATTATCGAGCCATTGTTGAGGAACGCAAAAGAGGAAAGTGGCCAATCGGTAATCTTGCCCTCCTGGCTTACGTTGTTCCTACGGTAGTTGTGGTGTTGTGGTTAACTCTTCTTTTCACACTAAGTTAA
- a CDS encoding HNH endonuclease yields MPISDELKQAIRERAKYVCEYCHSLERLSANRFTVDHVIPKSLGGSDELDNLALACRRCNERRYNFVAGIDPDTQEIVPIFNPRKQKWEEHFVWLNQGVVIEGTTPIGRATCLRLDLNDTRYPENDSIRETRRFWIKTGLHPPADDPCKA; encoded by the coding sequence ATGCCAATCAGTGATGAACTCAAGCAAGCTATTCGAGAGCGTGCCAAATATGTCTGCGAGTATTGTCATTCACTGGAGCGGCTGAGTGCCAATCGATTTACTGTTGATCATGTCATTCCAAAATCTTTGGGTGGTTCTGATGAACTTGATAATCTCGCACTTGCTTGTCGTCGTTGCAATGAGAGGCGATACAACTTTGTAGCTGGCATTGATCCAGATACTCAGGAGATTGTTCCTATTTTCAATCCTCGTAAACAAAAGTGGGAAGAGCATTTTGTTTGGCTAAATCAAGGCGTTGTTATAGAAGGAACTACGCCCATTGGTCGTGCAACTTGCCTTCGGCTTGATTTGAATGATACCCGTTATCCAGAAAACGATTCTATTCGAGAAACAAGACGGTTTTGGATAAAAACTGGATTGCATCCTCCAGCAGATGATCCATGCAAAGCCTAA
- a CDS encoding DUF4258 domain-containing protein, giving the protein MSRSDIDRIKEKIRLRQYDMTAHAMEEMAEDLLTIVDVEEAVLSGQVIRVEKDDPRGTKYVVVGTALDQQTPVGVVGRFASTGRYLIITVYEVTELEG; this is encoded by the coding sequence GTGTCACGTAGTGATATTGATCGCATCAAAGAGAAAATTCGTCTCCGTCAGTATGATATGACTGCTCATGCGATGGAAGAAATGGCTGAAGATCTTCTGACTATCGTAGATGTAGAGGAAGCAGTTCTGAGCGGTCAGGTCATTCGGGTTGAGAAAGATGACCCCAGAGGCACAAAATATGTAGTAGTGGGGACTGCATTGGATCAACAAACACCCGTTGGAGTGGTTGGACGTTTCGCTAGTACCGGACGTTATCTCATCATCACGGTTTATGAAGTTACTGAACTTGAGGGCTAA
- a CDS encoding YgiT-type zinc finger protein: MYGYKCEYCEGTVQPRTVKREAFKHRDGFVILEDVTIGVCDTCGNRYYSAEILHAVHAVATGAKTPERTEQIPVSHLESA; this comes from the coding sequence ATGTACGGATACAAATGTGAGTATTGCGAAGGTACTGTTCAACCTCGAACCGTTAAACGTGAGGCATTCAAACATAGAGATGGATTTGTCATTCTCGAAGATGTGACGATCGGTGTTTGCGATACCTGTGGCAATCGATACTACTCAGCTGAGATTCTTCATGCAGTTCATGCCGTTGCAACTGGCGCAAAAACTCCTGAAAGAACCGAACAAATTCCGGTTTCTCATTTAGAGTCAGCGTAG